In Canis lupus familiaris isolate Mischka breed German Shepherd chromosome 5, alternate assembly UU_Cfam_GSD_1.0, whole genome shotgun sequence, a genomic segment contains:
- the FCSK gene encoding L-fucose kinase isoform X7: MGATPSTPGAWVLEWPRDRALCLVSGVAFFSVETAEHLLATHVSPPLDACTYMGFDSGARPVQLSLFFDILLCMAQNVNREDFLSGHPPEMGQGDSDIAGYLQAARAELWRELRDQPLTMAYVPDGSYSYMTSSASEFLYSLTFPGAPSAQVVHSQVEEPQLLGAESSVVSCLLEGPVQLGPGSVLQHCHLQGPVHIGTGCLVSGLDAAQCEALHGLELHDLVLQGHHVRLHGAPSRVFTVFGRLDSWERRGIGTYLNMSWSEFFQKTGVRSWDLWDPDTPPAERSLLGARLFPVLHPSRTLGPQDMLWMLDPQEDGGKALRAWRACWRLSWEQLQPCLDRAATLAFRRDLFFRQALLKARHVLEARQDLSLRPLIRAAVREGCPRPLLATLDQVAAAAGDPGVAARALACVADVLGCMAEGQGGLRSGPAANPEWMRPFSYLECGNLAGGVQALAQERDKWLSRPALLVRAARHYEGAGQILIRQAVMSAQNFVSTEPVELPAPGQWVVAECPARVDFSGGWSDTPPLAYELGGAVLGLAVRVDGRRPIGARARRIPEPELWLAVGPRQDKMAMKIVCWSLDDLQDYCQPHAPGALLKAAFICAGIVHVGSKLSLREQLLHTFGGGFELHTWSELPHGSGLGTSSILAGTALAALQRAAGRLVGTEALIHAVLHLEQVLTTGGGWQDQVGGLMPGIKVGRSRAQLPLKVEVEEITVPEGFVQKLNDHMLLVYTGKTRLARNLLQDVLRSWYARLPAVVQNAHSLVRHTEECAEAFRQGSLPLLGQCLTTYWEQKKLMAPGCEPLAVRRMMDVLAPHVHGQSLAGAGGGGFLYLLTKEPRQKETLEAVLAKTEGLGNYSVHLVEVDTQGLSLQLLGDETST, encoded by the exons ATGGGAGCCACTCCCAGTACACCTGGAGCCTGGGTGCTGGAGTGGCCCAGAGACAGAGCGCTCTGCCTG GTCTCCGGGGTTGCCTTCTTCTCTGTGGAGACTGCTGAGCACCTCCTGGCCACCCATGTGAGCCCACCCTTGGATGCCTGTACCTACATGGGCTTCGACTCTGGAGCCCGGCCTGTCCAG CTGTCTCTCTTTTTCGACATCCTGCTCTGCATGGCTCAGAATGTGAACAGGGAGGACTTCCTGTCAGGACATCCCCCGGAGATGGGGCAAGGTGACTCAGACATCGCAGGTTATCTGCAGGCTGCCCGGGCTGAGCTGTGGAGGGAGCTTCGCGATCAGCCCCTCACCATGG CTTACGTCCCTGATGGCAGCTACAGCTACATGACCAGCTCAGCCAGTGAGTTCCTGTATAGCCTCACGTTCCCAGGGGCTCCCAGTGCGCAGGTAGTGCACTCCCAGGTGGAG GAGCCGCAGCTCCTGGGGGCCGAGAGCTCCGTGGTCAGCTGCCTGCTGGAGGGCCCTGTCCAGCTGGGTCCTGGGAGTGTCCTGCAGCACTGCCACCTTCAG GGCCCTGTTCACATTGGCACCGGCTGCTTGGTGAGTGGCCTCGATGCGGCCCAGTGTGAGGCACTGCATGGCTTGGAGCTGCACGACCTCGTCTTGCAGGGACATCATGTGCGGCTGCATGGCGCTCCCAGCCGAGTCTTCACGGTCTTTGGCCGTCTGGACAGCTGGGAG agaCGGGGCATAGGAACGTATCTCAACATGTCCTGGAGTGAATTCTTCCAGAAGACAGGTGTTCG ATCCTGGGATCTGTGGGATCCAGACACGCCCCCTGCAGAGCGTTCCCTTCTTGGTGCCCGCCTCTTTCCCGTGCTCCACCCCTCgaggaccctgggaccccaggacatGCTGTGGATGCTGGATCCCCAGGAGGATGGGGGCAAGGCCCTGCGGGCCTGGCGAGCCTGTTGGCGTCTGTCGTGGGAGCAGCTGCAGCCATGCCTGGACCGGGCTGCCACACTGGCCTTCCGCCGGGACCTGTTCTTCCGCCAGGCCCTGCTTAAGGCGAGGCATGTGCTGGAGGCCCGGCAGGATCTCAGCCTGCGCCCGCTGATCCGGGCTGCTGTCCGAGAGGGCTGTCCCAGGCCCCTGCTGGCCACGCTGGACCAGG TTGCAGCTGCTGCAGGAGACCCTGGTGTGGCAGCCCGGGCTCTGGCCTGTGTGGCGGATGTCCTGGGCTGCATGGCAGAGGGCCAAGGGGGCTTACGGAGTGGGCCAGCTGCCAACCCTGAGTGGATGCGGCCCTTCTCATACCTGGAGTGTGGGAACCTGGCTGGGGGTGTGCAGGCGCTTGCCCAGGAGCGGGACAAGTGGCTGAGCAG GCCAGCCCTGCTTGTGCGAGCTGCCCGCCACTACGAGGGAGCTGGGCAGATTCTGATCCGCCAGGCTGTGATGTCAGCCCAGAACTTTGTCTCCACGGAGCCAGTAGAGCTGCCAGCACCTGGGCAATGGGTGGTGGCTGAGTGCCCGGCTCGTGTGGATTTCTCTG GTGGCTGGAGTGACACGCCACCCCTCGCCTATGAGCTTGGTGGGGCAGTACTGGGTTTGGCTGTACGAGTGGATGGCCGTAGGCCCATCGGGGCCAGGGCACGCCGCATCCCAGAGCCTGAGCTGTGGCTGGCAGTGGGGCCTCGGCAGGACAAGATGGCCATGAAGATCGTGTGCTGGAGCCTAGATGACCTGCAGGATTACTGCCAGCCTCATGCCCCAG GGGCTCTGCTGAAGGCAGCCTTCATCTGTGCGGGGATTGTGCATGTCGGCTCCAAGCTTTCGCTGAGAGAGCAGCTGCTGCATACCTTCGGGGGTGGCTTCGAGCTGCACACCTGGTCTGAGCTGCCCCATGGCTCTGGTCTTG GCACAAGCAGCATCCTGGCAGGCACAGCCCTGGCTGCCTTGCAGAGGGCCGCGGGCCGGCTCGTGGGCACAGAGGCCCTGATCCATGCAGTGCTCCACCTGGAACAGGTGCTCACCACAG GAGGTGGCTGGCAGGACCAAGTGGGTGGTCTAATGCCTGGCATCAAGGTGGGGCGCTCTCGGGCTCAGCTGCCACTGAAGGTGGAGGTGGAAGAGATCACTGTGCCTGAGGGCTTTGTCCAGAAGCTCAATGACCACATGCTCCTGGTGTACACTGGCAAGACCCGGCTGGCACGGAATCTGCTGCAG GATGTGCTGAGGAGCTGGTATGCCCGGCTGCCTGCCGTCGTGCAGAATGCCCACAGCCTGGTACGGCACACGGAGGAATGTGCTGAAGCCTTCCGCCAAG ggagcctgcctctgctgGGCCAGTGCCTGACCACATACTGGGAGCAAAAGAAGCTCATGGCTCCAGGTTGTGAGCCCCTGGCTGTACGGCGTATGATGGATGTCCTGGCTCCCCATGTGCATGGCCAGAGCCTGGCAGGGGCAGGTGGCGGGGGTTTTCTCTATCTGTTGACCAAGGAGCCACGGCAAAAGGAGACTCTGGAGGCTGTCCTGGCCAAGACTGAG GGCCTTGGGAACTACAGTGTACACCTTGTGGAAGTGGACACTCAGGGCCTGAGCCTGCAGCTGCTGGGGGATGAGACCTCAACCTGA